Sequence from the Malaciobacter pacificus genome:
GTTAGAAAAGGTACAGCTAAAGTAAAAGTTACTGTATTAGGATATAATGGTGAAATAAATAATCATAATGCGCCTACTGTAGCTCATGTAAAACAGATACCTGTTGAAACTAAACCAAAGGTTATTGATGTAGGTGAAGCTATTAACCCTACAACAATAGAAGAAAATACTGTAACACCTTCTAGTGTAGGAGCATATAATATTCAAGTAGGAGCCTTTTCAAAAGCTCAAGGTGCTATTGAAACAAGAGATAAATTTCAAAGTTTATACCCTTCAAATAAAGTTGAAGCAAAAAGAGAATTTACGAATGGACAATATTTTTATAAAGTATTTATAAAAGGGTTTTCAACAAAAACTGATGCAGAAGTATTTAAATTAGAAAATGGTTTAAATAGTTCAATGATAGTAAAAGATTAAGGAAAAAATTAATGGTAGAAGTTAATAGAAAAACAAAAGAAACAGATATTAGATGCAAACTAGATATTAATGGGACAGGAAAATCAAATATAAATACAGGTGTTGGTTTTTTTGACCATATGCTAGAAGCTTTATCAAAACATAGCGGAATAGATATTGATTTAACTTGTGATGGCGATTTACATATTGATGCTCATCATACAGTTGAAGATTGTGGAATTGTTTTAGGACAAGCTTTAAAAAAAGAGATTTTCCCTATTGAAGCTGTTGAGAGATATGGAAATGCAACTGTTGTTATGGATGAAGCATCAACAACTTGTGCTTTAGATTTATCAAATAGACCTTTTTTAGTATATGAAGTAAATGTTAGTGGAAAAGTAGGTGAGTTTGATGTAGAACTAGCTGAAGAGTTTTTCCATGCTTTAAGTGGAAATGCTGGATTAACAGTTCATATCATAAATGAAAGAGGAAGAAATAAACACCATATTTTAGAAGCAAGTTTCAAAGCATTTGCTGTTGCTCTTAGACGTGCTTTAGTAAAAAATGAAAAACTTGGAATTCCAAGTACAAAAGGTGTTTTATGATTAAGTTAATTGTTTTAGATGTAGATGGAACACTAACTGATGGAAAAATCACTTACTCAAATAGTGGAGAAGAGACTAAATCTTTTGATGTAGCTGATGGTTTAGCAATTGCAGTATGGACAAAGAAATTTGGAAATAAAGCAGCAATTATTACAGGTAGAAAATCTGATATTGTTGAAAAAAGAGCTAAAGAGTTACAAATAACTCATCTTCATCAAGGTATAAAAAATAAACAAGAAGTTTTAGAAAAAATCCTTGAAGAAGAGGGAATTGATTGGTCAGAAGTTGCTGCTATTGGTGATGATTTAAATGATTATCACATGTTAAAAAAAGCTGGACTTTCTTTTACACCTGCAAATGGTAGTCACTATATTAAAGATATAGTTAATGTTGTTTGTAAAAATAAAGGTGGAGAAGGTGCAGTTAGGGAAATGATGGAATATATTTACAAAGAAGATGGATTAGAAGAGGATTTTCTTAACGCATGGATATAAAACTATTTATTAGTGCACTTTTAGGTGTCTCTACTTTTGCATATTTCTTACCTGTTGAAAATTTAAAAAAAAGTAATGAAGATAAAGATATACCTTTAGTTATTTTTGAAAAACCTTTAATGTATTCACTAACGCAAGATGGAGTAAGTAGGGTTATTCAATCTTCTCAAGCAGTTAGATATAATACAAGAGATGAGTTATTTGATGCTAATATTTTGGTGAAAAATGAATTAGAGAATAAACAATTTCAAGTAGAGAAATTTAATGCAGATATAATTATAAAAAAAGATAGTTTATATACTTTGATTGATAATGTAAAATATGAAAGAGATAATTTTGCAAAATTGAAAACTAATCAAATGTTTTATGACGAAAAAAAAGATATAGTTTATAACAATAAGAGTTTTGAAGGTAATTATTATAATAGTAAATTAAAAGGAACAGATTTATATTTAGATCTAAACAATAAGACTTTTAGTGCAAAACAGACTCATTTTGAAATAGATATGAAAAAGAAATAAAGGGATTTAAATGAAATATTTAGCTAGTTTATTATTAAGTTCTACACTGCTATTTGGAGCTAGTGAACAACTTATTATTGATGCAAAAAATTTTGAAGCAAGTGATAAAGAAGGTGTTTCAACATTTAGTGGTAATGTAAAAATACAAATGGGAAAAGATAAATTAAATGCAGAAAAAGTAAGTATCTTTTTTAATACAAATGGTAAAAATCCCACTAAATATGAAGCAACAGGTAATGTAAATTTTGAATTTAATACAAAAACAAAAAAGTATATAGGAAAAGGAAATAAAGTAGTTTATTCACCTTTAAAAGAAGAATACACAATCATAGGAAATGGTTTTTTACAAGAAAAAAATGATAATAGAAAAATCTATGGTGAGAAAATCTATGTAAATCAGCTAAGTGGTGAAGCAAAAGTGAGTGGAAGTGATAATAAACCAGTTAGATTTATTATTGATGTAAAAAGAGGTGAGGGAAACTAATGAAAATAGTTGATGCACAGTTTTTACAATCGGCCCAAAGTGTAGCTGATTCTCCAAGTCCCGATAGAGCAGAAGTTGCTTTTCTAGGTAGGTCTAATGTTGGAAAGTCTTCATTATTAAATACTTTAACAAATAGAAAAGGTTTAGCTAAATCATCTTCTACTCCAGGTAAAACTCAATTGATTAATTATTTTGAGATTAAGTTTAAAACTGAGAATGAAGAACTACCATATCTATATGCTAGGTTTGTCGATTTACCAGGGTTTGGTTATGCAAAAGTTGCAAAAACTTTAAAAGCTGCTTGGAACAAAAATTTAACAGGTTATTTAGAACAAAGACCTAATTTGCAGATATTTGTTCATTTAATTGATGCAAGACACCCAGATCTTGCAATTGATAAAAATGTTGATGAGTTTTTAGGAAACATTAAAAGAGGTGACCAGATTATTATTCACGCTTTTACAAAAATTGATAAATTAAAACAGAATGATTTACAAAAATTAAAAAGAGCATACCCAGATGGAATTTTCATCTCAAATCTTAAAAAACGTGGTATGATAGATTTACAAAATAGAATTACAGGATATTTATTTGGAAATGAAATTTTATAAGCCAACAGTAGCTGATATTCCTTCTATGCAAGAGCTTGTTAAGGGTGAAGTAGAGAAAGGAAATATTTTATTAAGAACTGCTGATGAAATGGCAACAACAATTAGATCTTATACAGTTGTTTCAGTTGATGGGAAAATGGCGGGATTTACTGCAACTCATATACACTCTCCAAGACTTGCGGAAGTGAGAAGTTTGGTTGTTGGTAAAGATTTTAGAGGTCTAAAACTTGGGAAAAAACTTGTTGAAGCTTGTATTGAAGAAGCAAAATCTTATGGAATAGAGCAAGTTTTATCCTTAACTTATGAAAAAGGTTTTTTTGAAAGTTGTGGCTTTAGAGAAATCTCAAAAGAGGATATTCCTGAGCAAAAAATTTGGGCAGATTGTATTAGATGTAAACACTTCCCAATTTGTGATGAAGTTGCCATGGTAATTGATTTATAAATTTCTCTTTTTTGAGAAATTTATAATTTTTTATTAGTTTTTTAGTTTTAGTCTTAAATATACTTTATATTTTAAATGATCAAGTTTCACTGATAAATCTTCAATATTATCAGATTCAAGTTTTTCTAACATCTTTCTATAATCCCTGATTTTTTCATCTGTTATATCAACAATTAGTAAGTCTTTATTTGAAAATGATTTACAATTTACAACATCAATCATCTCTTGAATACTATCTTTTGTAACTTTTTTATATAGCTTTCCATTTCTATGGTAAACTTTATCAAAAAATCCTTGTTCTTCAAAACTCATTTGTATTTTCCTTTAAAAAATTATTTAGCCCACCATAGTTTCAGTTTCAAACTAAAACTAGAAGTATATCCTACATCACTAAACTTTAAATTTCCATTTTTATCATAAATTAATGTAGTAGGATAAGTTTTTATATTAAATCTGTATGCAAAATCATTATAAATATCATCAATAACGTTAAAAGTAAACTTGTTTTCTTTTAAATACTCTTCTATTTTTTCTTTAGAACCAGACTGACTAGCTATTGTTATAACTTGATAATCCTTTGAAAGAGATTCAATATTAGGTGACTGAAATTTACAAACAGGACACCACGTGGCCCAAAAATATACTAAAGTTGGTTTTGAGTCATCTAAAATATATTTTGAATCATTAATTAATGTAAATGAATCGTATGGAAACTTCTCTTTATTTAAATCTTGTGCTTTATAAAAGCTTACAACATTTAAAGCTACTATTATTATGATTGAGTATTTAATAATCTCTTTTATATATTTTTTAATTTTATAAAACCTTTTTTAATTGATTTTTGATAATTACTGGTACAAAGAACATTGAAACCACATAAGAGATTAAAGTTCCACCAATAAGTGCAACACCAAGCCCTCCAAATACTGCATCAGTAGCAAGTAATGATGAAGCAAATACCATAGTTAAAACTGTTAGAATAATAGGTTTTGATCTAGTTGCAGTGGCTCTTGCAATAGCTTCATTTATTCCCATTCCATTTTCATTAACTAACTGTTTTGAAAAATCTATTATTAGTGTAGAGTTTCTTGAATTAATTCCAATTAGCCCAATAAATCCAATAAGTGAAGTTGCTGTTAGATAAAAAGTATCAGCAGTAATTAAATCCATAATAATGTGAGCAAATATAACTCCAATGATAGAGACAAAACTAGCTAGTACAATACCACCAGAAATTGCAAAACTTTTATAATACATTACCATTAAAAAGAAAATTAATACAAGTGCAATGATAAATGCCCCTCCTAAGTCTCTAAATGTATCTAAAGTTACTTTTAGCTCTCCATCAAAAATAAGTTCAAATCTCTCATTTGACTTTTTATCTACAAAAGCTAGATTTAGCATATTTGTTTTAACTACTTTATAATCATTTGATAGTTCATCAAACATATCAGCTCTTGCATCAAGTAGGGGATAGATTTGGCTATCTTTATCAGTTTCTGCTATTACATTTATCATTTGATTTAAATTTTTAGAAGTTATTGTTGGTTCTTTTATAGTCTCTTTAACACTAACAAACTCTGAAATACTTACTGTAAAGCCTTGATTGTTTATTACTTTTAGAGTTTGAAGTCTGTTTATTAAATCTTCTTTTGAAGATTTATTTAAGAGTCTACTATCATCAAGTCTTAGGAAAATTGGGATTTGACTCTCTGCTTTGTTTTCATTTATAACAGAAATTTCCATACCTTCATAAGCTAAAAATAGTATATTTTTGATTTGCTCTAAACTAACACCACTTTTTATAGCTTTATTGTTATCTAGTTCTAATTCATACATTTTATAATCATCATCAGCCATAACATCAATATCAACTAAAGTTGCTTGTTTTTCTAGTATTTTTGCTATTTTTTGCGAAAAATCTCTTCTACTTTCAAAACTATTTCCACCATAAATCTCTGCAACTATTGAAGCAAGTACGGGAGGACCTGCTGGAAGTTCGATTAATTTGATTGTAGCTTCATATTTTGTACAAATTTCTTGGATATTTTTTCTAAGTTTTGATACTAGATTATAACTTGTGATATCTCTATTTTCAGCTCTTTTTATATTCACCATGATTTCAGCTTGTGACTCTTTATCTTTTAGGGCACTTTGTTTTACAAGTGCTGCAAAATCTAAAGGTTGACCTTCACCTAAAAATACTGAGATATTAGTTACATTTTCATTTTTCTGTAATTCATTTGAGATACATCTAGTTAGCTCTTTTGTTTGATTTATACTTGAGCCATCTTTTAAATCAACATACACAGAGAATGTATCAGAGTCTTTACTTGGTAGCATCTTCGCTTTTACTATTTCAGTTGGGAACGTGGCTACTGAAAGTAAAAATAGAACTAAAGTGATAAGATAAACCATCAGTGATTTTGATTTACTATTTAAAATACTTAATATAAATTTTTCTAATTTCATCACTTAATCCTATAAAAATTTCTTAACAAAATATGGCATAAATGCATAAGCTACAAAAAGCGAAGCAACAAGTGATATTGGTATAAATACCGGAAGAGGGTGCATAAATTGTCCCATCATTCCACCAACAAAGAACATAGGAATAAATGTCATAATAATTGCAATCGTTGCAATATTTGTAGCATTTCCTATTTCATTTGTAGCGTTTATTGAAATTACTTTTATATCAGCATCTAAACTCATTTGTCTGTGTCGGTGAATGTTTTCAATTACTATAATTGCAGCATCTACTAACATTCCAAGACTTACAATAAGTGCAAATAGAGTAATTCTATTTACAGTCTCATCAATCATAAATCCTATAAATAGTGTTAATGATAAAATCATAGGAACTGCTAGTGAAACTATCATTGCTTCTTTAAATCCAAGTGTAAAGATAAGTAAAATTGCTATAATCACAATAGAAATAAGTAAGTTTTGAACCAAACTATTTACTGCATTGTTTGCAGTGTATCCATCATCTCTTGTGATTGTATATTTGATGTTTTGTGAAAGTAACTCTTCTTTGATGCTATCCATATATTCAAATACTTTTTCATTGATAACAACAGAGTTTGCACCTTTTAGTTTTGATACAGTCATTGTAAGTTGTTCAATCTCTTCAAATTCACCATTTTTATCTTTTTGATAAAGTAAGGCTTCTTTTTTATTTTGAATATCATAATCTCTTGTTACATTTGCAATATCTTTTAGATATACAGGAACACCAAAATTATATGAGATGATTATATTTTCAATATCTTTAGCACTTTGAATAGCTTGTTTAATTCCAAATACTACGATTGAATTATCTTTAGTATTTCCAGTGATATTTGGAGTTTTGTATGAAAGTGATTGAATCTGTTTCATAACTTGTCCTAAAGATAAATTATAAGCTGATAGTTTATTTGAATCAACTAATATATTGTATTGCTCTTTTTTTTCACCCTTTAAATCCACAAGTGCTACATTATCAATCTTATTTATCTCTTTTGTAATCTTATTTACTTCATTGTATAAAGTTGTTTGAGATACTAAGTCAACTCCGTCTTTTTTTGCTGAATAAAATGCAATAGTAGCAATTGGAATATCTGTATCAATATCCATAGTTTTAATAATAGGTTGCATTGCCCCACGGGGCATTAAATCCATATTTCTCATAACTTGATCGTACAGTTTTAGATTTGATTCCTCTTTATCTTGACCAATATAGTATTGAGCTTGTACAATTCCTACAGAATCTTTTGCATAAGAGTAGATATGTTCAACACCTTTGATTTCTTTTATTTTTTTCTCTAATGGTTCAATAATCACCTTTTGAATTTCACTTGGTTTTGCTCCTGGAAGTGCAACAATAACAGCTCCTCCACTTACTTTTATTTGTGGATTTTCTTCCCTTGGCATAAATACAAGTGAGATGTATCCAAGGGCAAGTATAAACATTCCTAAAATAAGTGTTAATGGATGTTCTATAAAACCACTTGCAAGACGACCAGCAATATTTTGATTTTTTTTATCAATTTTATGTGAAAATTCTTGTTCATTTATCATAAATTCACCTATTTAATATCTAATAAAAGTTTTGAATACATACCTGGATAAATAGTCTTATCACCTTTATTAAAACTAATTTTTAGTGTAAATGAGTGAGTTGTTGTATTTACATTTGGAATGATGGATTCTATTTTTCCATTTGTCTCAAAGTTAATCGATGGGATTGAAACTTTTACATCATCACCAACTTTTACACTATTTAAATTTGATTCACTAATATCTGTTTTAATTTTTAAACTAGTTAAATCTGAAAGAATAATAGCTGGAACACTTGGCATTGCCATTTCCCCAGCTTTGATTGATTTTTTGATAACTAAACCATCATTTGGAGCTTTGATTTTTAAATAATCATATTGAGTATTTATCTCTTTTAATTTAGCATTTGTAATGGCAATCATATTTTTTGT
This genomic interval carries:
- the hisB gene encoding imidazoleglycerol-phosphate dehydratase HisB is translated as MVEVNRKTKETDIRCKLDINGTGKSNINTGVGFFDHMLEALSKHSGIDIDLTCDGDLHIDAHHTVEDCGIVLGQALKKEIFPIEAVERYGNATVVMDEASTTCALDLSNRPFLVYEVNVSGKVGEFDVELAEEFFHALSGNAGLTVHIINERGRNKHHILEASFKAFAVALRRALVKNEKLGIPSTKGVL
- a CDS encoding KdsC family phosphatase — translated: MIKLIVLDVDGTLTDGKITYSNSGEETKSFDVADGLAIAVWTKKFGNKAAIITGRKSDIVEKRAKELQITHLHQGIKNKQEVLEKILEEEGIDWSEVAAIGDDLNDYHMLKKAGLSFTPANGSHYIKDIVNVVCKNKGGEGAVREMMEYIYKEDGLEEDFLNAWI
- the lptC gene encoding LPS export ABC transporter periplasmic protein LptC, with translation MDIKLFISALLGVSTFAYFLPVENLKKSNEDKDIPLVIFEKPLMYSLTQDGVSRVIQSSQAVRYNTRDELFDANILVKNELENKQFQVEKFNADIIIKKDSLYTLIDNVKYERDNFAKLKTNQMFYDEKKDIVYNNKSFEGNYYNSKLKGTDLYLDLNNKTFSAKQTHFEIDMKKK
- the lptA gene encoding lipopolysaccharide transport periplasmic protein LptA translates to MKYLASLLLSSTLLFGASEQLIIDAKNFEASDKEGVSTFSGNVKIQMGKDKLNAEKVSIFFNTNGKNPTKYEATGNVNFEFNTKTKKYIGKGNKVVYSPLKEEYTIIGNGFLQEKNDNRKIYGEKIYVNQLSGEAKVSGSDNKPVRFIIDVKRGEGN
- the yihA gene encoding ribosome biogenesis GTP-binding protein YihA/YsxC; the encoded protein is MKIVDAQFLQSAQSVADSPSPDRAEVAFLGRSNVGKSSLLNTLTNRKGLAKSSSTPGKTQLINYFEIKFKTENEELPYLYARFVDLPGFGYAKVAKTLKAAWNKNLTGYLEQRPNLQIFVHLIDARHPDLAIDKNVDEFLGNIKRGDQIIIHAFTKIDKLKQNDLQKLKRAYPDGIFISNLKKRGMIDLQNRITGYLFGNEIL
- a CDS encoding N-acetyltransferase; this encodes MEMKFYKPTVADIPSMQELVKGEVEKGNILLRTADEMATTIRSYTVVSVDGKMAGFTATHIHSPRLAEVRSLVVGKDFRGLKLGKKLVEACIEEAKSYGIEQVLSLTYEKGFFESCGFREISKEDIPEQKIWADCIRCKHFPICDEVAMVIDL
- a CDS encoding redoxin domain-containing protein, with amino-acid sequence MLDDSKPTLVYFWATWCPVCKFQSPNIESLSKDYQVITIASQSGSKEKIEEYLKENKFTFNVIDDIYNDFAYRFNIKTYPTTLIYDKNGNLKFSDVGYTSSFSLKLKLWWAK
- a CDS encoding efflux RND transporter periplasmic adaptor subunit; protein product: MIKKLLAITALSLSLFSQEIELSGTVISDNEKVISSRNMGFVKNVYVSEGSFVKKGELLYEIDSSNMDSNKKEILLNLQIQQNQLNNIQTNYNRYKRLYAQDLVPKYDVEQLELNLMNTKNMIAITNAKLKEINTQYDYLKIKAPNDGLVIKKSIKAGEMAMPSVPAIILSDLTSLKIKTDISESNLNSVKVGDDVKVSIPSINFETNGKIESIIPNVNTTTHSFTLKISFNKGDKTIYPGMYSKLLLDIK